In Massilistercora timonensis, the following are encoded in one genomic region:
- a CDS encoding AEC family transporter, whose translation MGLSILLAEEIAAMALAAVVGWAVVRIGLFEAKESEVISRIAVYICSPCIVVSAFQIEISAEKVTGLFLAFGAAVLVHVFLILVMRASKKPLGLQKIERASVIYTNAANLTIPLVAAVLGEEWIFYTSAFIIVQTVLFWSHGLTLVIPGEEKNWKKIFLNPNIIAVGIGLFLFVTKIRFPVVIATAVSGFGDMIGTISMLAIGMLIGAMDLREVFAAKRAYFVCLLRLLLLPALVAVCFALAVSGGVHPEAEYILMVVLVAAAAPPAVMLTQTAQTYGGDPRYASIINVMGTVLCIVTIPLIIAFYEYLLLLLQ comes from the coding sequence ATGGGGTTAAGTATCCTTCTTGCGGAAGAGATCGCGGCCATGGCCCTGGCGGCTGTGGTGGGCTGGGCGGTGGTCCGGATCGGGCTGTTTGAGGCCAAGGAGAGTGAAGTGATCTCCCGGATTGCAGTCTACATCTGCTCGCCTTGTATCGTAGTCAGCGCCTTTCAGATAGAAATCTCCGCAGAGAAGGTGACAGGGCTTTTTCTGGCCTTCGGGGCGGCGGTTCTGGTGCATGTTTTTTTGATCCTTGTGATGCGGGCGTCAAAGAAGCCGCTGGGCCTTCAGAAGATCGAGCGGGCCTCGGTGATCTATACCAATGCCGCAAATCTGACCATCCCGCTGGTGGCGGCGGTGCTGGGAGAGGAGTGGATCTTCTATACATCCGCTTTTATCATCGTACAGACGGTATTGTTCTGGTCCCACGGGTTGACCCTGGTCATACCGGGGGAGGAAAAGAACTGGAAGAAGATCTTCCTGAATCCAAACATCATCGCAGTGGGGATCGGATTATTCCTGTTTGTCACCAAGATTCGTTTTCCTGTGGTGATCGCTACGGCGGTTTCCGGATTTGGGGATATGATCGGCACGATCAGTATGCTGGCCATTGGGATGCTGATCGGCGCTATGGATCTAAGAGAGGTGTTTGCCGCCAAAAGGGCATACTTTGTATGCCTGCTCCGTCTGCTCCTGCTGCCGGCACTTGTAGCGGTATGTTTTGCCCTGGCGGTAAGCGGCGGGGTACACCCGGAGGCAGAGTATATCCTGATGGTAGTGCTGGTGGCGGCTGCCGCGCCTCCGGCGGTAATGCTCACCCAGACCGCCCAGACGTACGGGGGAGATCCCCGGTATGCCAGTATCATCAACGTGATGGGAACGGTCTTATGTATCGTGACCATTCCGCTGATCATTGCGTTCTATGAATATCTGCTCCTTTTGCTGCAGTAA
- a CDS encoding TrkH family potassium uptake protein: MNIKMTFYILGKMLGVEALLLLLPAFVGLIHQEESAVYFVITAAVMGVLFLLTGIRKPANRKIYGKEGMVIVALTWILWSLFGAMPFTLSGSIPSYVDAFFETVSGFTTTGSTILADVEALPQCMLFWRSFTHWVGGMGVLVFAMMLTNMEKTSMHLMRAEVPGMEKDKLVPRMKESSRILYGMYLGLSIVLVILLLLGGMNLFDSLIHMFGTAGTGGFSNYAISVGHFDSAYIDVVLSIFMILFGVNFGLYFLLLTREFKPVWKNEELRAYLLIITIATLLIAVNINGDYPNFLQSVRFSLFQVASIITTTGFATTDFNYWPMFSKCILMTLMVIGACASSTGGGIKVCRGLVVLKTIKQAIKQMVHPKSVSLIRVNNKKMSPETLKNVYSYLMAYAVIAVGSVILVAIDNMDMETTISAVMTTLNNVGPGFGVVGPMGSFADYSAFSKIIFSFDMLVGRLEIFPFLILFTAFAWRKKF, from the coding sequence ATGAACATTAAGATGACCTTTTACATATTAGGAAAGATGCTTGGCGTGGAAGCACTTCTTCTTTTGCTGCCCGCTTTTGTGGGGCTGATCCATCAGGAAGAAAGCGCGGTTTATTTTGTGATCACAGCCGCGGTGATGGGAGTGCTCTTCCTGCTGACGGGTATACGCAAACCGGCTAATCGCAAGATCTATGGGAAGGAAGGAATGGTGATCGTGGCCCTTACCTGGATCTTATGGTCCCTGTTTGGAGCCATGCCCTTTACCCTGTCCGGAAGCATTCCCAGCTACGTGGACGCTTTCTTTGAGACGGTTTCTGGGTTTACCACCACAGGATCTACCATCCTGGCGGACGTGGAGGCCCTGCCTCAGTGCATGCTCTTCTGGAGAAGCTTTACCCACTGGGTAGGCGGCATGGGCGTGCTGGTGTTCGCCATGATGCTGACCAATATGGAGAAGACCAGTATGCATCTTATGCGGGCGGAGGTGCCCGGCATGGAGAAGGATAAGCTGGTGCCCAGGATGAAGGAGTCGTCCCGGATCCTGTACGGCATGTACCTGGGATTGTCCATCGTCCTGGTGATCCTGTTGCTTCTTGGCGGCATGAACCTTTTCGACAGTCTGATCCACATGTTCGGCACGGCGGGAACCGGCGGGTTCTCCAACTATGCCATCAGCGTGGGACATTTTGACAGCGCATATATTGACGTGGTGCTTTCCATTTTCATGATCTTATTCGGTGTTAACTTCGGACTGTATTTTCTCCTGCTTACCCGGGAGTTTAAGCCGGTGTGGAAGAATGAGGAGCTGCGGGCCTATCTTCTGATCATCACCATCGCCACGCTTCTGATCGCTGTCAATATCAACGGGGACTATCCTAACTTCCTGCAGTCGGTACGGTTTTCCCTGTTCCAGGTGGCTTCCATCATCACGACCACCGGATTTGCTACCACGGACTTTAACTACTGGCCTATGTTCTCCAAGTGTATCCTGATGACTCTGATGGTGATCGGAGCCTGCGCGTCCTCCACGGGAGGAGGTATCAAGGTATGCCGGGGTCTGGTAGTGTTAAAGACCATCAAGCAGGCGATCAAGCAGATGGTGCATCCCAAATCTGTCAGCCTGATCCGGGTAAATAATAAAAAGATGAGTCCGGAGACATTGAAGAATGTCTATTCCTATCTGATGGCCTATGCGGTGATCGCAGTGGGATCGGTGATCCTGGTGGCCATCGACAATATGGATATGGAGACCACCATCAGCGCGGTAATGACTACGCTGAACAACGTGGGACCGGGATTTGGAGTGGTAGGCCCCATGGGAAGCTTCGCGGACTACTCCGCTTTCTCCAAGATCATCTTCAGCTTTGACATGCTGGTAGGACGTCTGGAGATCTTCCCCTTCCTGATCCTGTTCACGGCGTTTGCCTGGAGAAAGAAATTCTAA
- the trkA gene encoding Trk system potassium transporter TrkA, with protein sequence MKIVIIGDGKVGHKLTTELSEEDYDIVLIDQNEGKLKEALNELDIFCITGNGVDAEIQKQADVPHADLVIACASTDELNMLSCLIARRLGAKHTIARVRNPIYYRQIGLLKEDLHLSMAVNPELTAANEIARVLLFPQADKVETFMKERVELIEFPLREESKLIGLSLAEVYRRFQIKILVCAVKRGNEVYIPDGEFILRQGDKLHIAATHQDLKNFFKSMGKKNMKIRNVLICGGGHLCFYLTHQLLQTGMQVKIIEKDEARCEFLCETFPKATIIHGDATDHELLLEEGIQEADAMIALTGMDEENIIMSLFAKTQGVEKIIAKVNEDSRAQMVEGMGIDSIISAKSATADAIMSYVRARKNSYSSANVETMYQLVNGKVEAQEFIIRKEAPFTNVPLKDLKTKPNNLIACIGRKRQIIIPNGDDHLEVGDSVIVVTKGHVIDSFTDILA encoded by the coding sequence ATGAAGATTGTGATTATCGGTGACGGTAAGGTCGGCCATAAGCTGACGACAGAGTTATCCGAAGAAGACTATGACATCGTACTGATCGATCAGAATGAAGGGAAACTAAAAGAGGCTCTCAATGAGCTTGATATTTTCTGCATCACGGGAAATGGCGTTGACGCGGAGATCCAGAAGCAGGCAGACGTGCCCCATGCGGATCTGGTGATCGCCTGCGCATCTACAGACGAGCTGAATATGTTAAGCTGCCTGATCGCCAGAAGGCTGGGCGCGAAGCATACCATCGCCCGGGTGCGCAACCCTATCTACTACCGGCAGATCGGTCTTCTTAAGGAAGACCTGCACTTAAGCATGGCGGTCAACCCGGAGCTGACCGCGGCAAATGAGATCGCAAGGGTGTTACTGTTCCCCCAGGCCGACAAGGTGGAGACTTTTATGAAGGAGCGGGTGGAACTGATCGAGTTCCCTCTGCGGGAAGAGAGCAAGCTTATTGGCCTGTCCCTGGCAGAAGTCTACCGGAGGTTCCAGATCAAGATCCTGGTGTGCGCCGTAAAGCGGGGCAATGAAGTCTACATCCCGGACGGAGAGTTTATCCTCCGGCAGGGGGACAAGCTCCATATCGCTGCCACCCATCAGGACCTGAAGAATTTCTTCAAATCCATGGGCAAGAAGAATATGAAGATCCGCAACGTGCTGATCTGCGGAGGCGGACACCTGTGCTTCTACCTGACTCATCAGCTTCTGCAGACGGGAATGCAGGTGAAGATCATCGAAAAAGACGAGGCAAGATGTGAGTTCCTCTGCGAGACCTTCCCCAAGGCCACCATTATCCACGGGGACGCCACTGACCATGAACTACTTCTGGAGGAGGGGATCCAGGAGGCGGACGCCATGATCGCCCTCACCGGCATGGATGAAGAGAATATCATCATGTCTCTTTTCGCTAAGACCCAGGGCGTGGAGAAGATCATCGCCAAGGTCAATGAAGACAGCAGAGCCCAGATGGTGGAGGGAATGGGCATTGACAGCATCATTTCCGCCAAATCCGCCACAGCGGACGCCATTATGAGTTATGTGCGGGCCAGGAAGAATTCCTACAGCAGCGCCAATGTGGAGACCATGTACCAGCTGGTAAATGGCAAAGTGGAAGCTCAGGAGTTCATCATCCGTAAGGAGGCGCCTTTCACCAATGTTCCGCTGAAAGACCTGAAGACCAAGCCCAACAACCTGATCGCCTGTATCGGGCGGAAACGGCAGATCATCATTCCCAACGGCGACGACCACCTGGAAGTGGGAGACAGTGTGATCGTAGTGACCAAGGGACATGTGATCGACAGCTTTACAGATATACTTGCATAG
- a CDS encoding elongation factor G has translation MKVYRTDEIRNVVLLGHGGSGKTSLVEAMAYVSGAISRMGKVADGNTISDFDKEEQKRDFSISTTLVPIEWEKAKINVLDTPGYFDFVGEVEEAVSAADAAVIVVSGKAGVEVGTEKAWELCDKYNLPRMVYVTEMDVDDASFRQVVQDLTDRYGKVIAPHFQPIRENEKLVGYVNIIKNAGRRYTGIGQREECEIPDYCKPNLEIYREKLLEAVAETSDEFMERYFAGEEFSVEEIRAAMRTEVMDGSIVPVAMGSNIQAQGVANLLSDIVRFFPSPDCRECAGINRKTNEIYQADYDFARAKSAYVFKTMVDPFIGKYSFIKVCSGVLKGDDTLYNADTETEEKLGKIYTMVGNKPVEVSELFAGDIGAIAKLANTRTGDTLSTKTAPILYGRTEYSKPYTYMKYVVKNKGDEDKVSQALQRMMAEDVTLKTVNDSENRQTLLYGMGDQHLEIVASKLASRYKCEITLETPKVAFRETIRKSSDVDTKYKKQSGGHGQYGHVKMKFEPSGDLETPYVFEETVVGGAVPKNYFPAVEKGLQESVVKGPLAGYPVVGVKATLYDGSYHPVDSSEMAFKTATSQAFKKGFMEASPVLLEPIASVKVTVPDDYTGDVMGDLNKRRGRVLGMNPVAGGYQEIVADVPMTGMFGYCTTLRSMTGGRGTYSYEFARYEQAPSDVQEAEIAKRAEEE, from the coding sequence ATGAAAGTTTACAGAACGGACGAGATCAGAAACGTGGTCCTGCTGGGACACGGAGGAAGCGGAAAGACCAGCCTTGTAGAGGCGATGGCCTACGTGTCGGGAGCGATCAGCCGGATGGGCAAGGTTGCGGACGGCAACACGATCAGCGATTTTGATAAAGAGGAGCAGAAGCGTGATTTTTCTATCAGCACGACGCTGGTTCCCATCGAGTGGGAGAAGGCGAAGATCAATGTGCTGGACACCCCGGGATACTTTGATTTCGTGGGTGAGGTAGAGGAAGCGGTCAGCGCGGCGGACGCGGCAGTGATCGTAGTTTCCGGAAAGGCCGGCGTGGAAGTGGGAACGGAGAAGGCATGGGAACTGTGTGACAAGTATAACCTTCCCCGCATGGTCTATGTGACGGAGATGGACGTGGACGACGCCAGCTTCCGTCAGGTGGTACAGGATCTGACCGACCGCTACGGCAAGGTGATCGCGCCTCATTTCCAGCCGATCCGTGAGAATGAGAAGCTGGTGGGATACGTGAACATCATCAAGAACGCGGGACGACGTTACACCGGCATCGGCCAGAGAGAAGAGTGCGAGATCCCGGATTACTGTAAACCAAACCTGGAGATTTACCGGGAGAAACTTCTGGAAGCGGTGGCGGAGACCAGCGACGAGTTCATGGAGCGGTATTTCGCAGGCGAAGAGTTCTCCGTAGAGGAGATCCGGGCGGCCATGCGTACGGAAGTGATGGACGGAAGTATCGTTCCGGTGGCAATGGGCTCCAATATCCAGGCCCAGGGCGTAGCCAACCTCCTGTCCGACATCGTGCGGTTCTTCCCCAGCCCGGACTGCCGGGAGTGCGCGGGTATCAATCGCAAGACCAACGAGATCTATCAGGCGGACTATGATTTCGCGAGAGCAAAATCCGCCTATGTATTCAAGACCATGGTGGATCCGTTTATTGGAAAATATTCCTTCATCAAGGTTTGCTCCGGCGTGCTGAAGGGAGACGACACTCTCTACAACGCAGATACAGAGACCGAGGAGAAGCTTGGCAAGATCTACACCATGGTGGGAAATAAACCGGTGGAAGTCAGCGAGCTGTTCGCGGGGGACATCGGCGCCATCGCCAAACTGGCCAACACCAGGACCGGAGATACCCTCTCCACCAAGACGGCTCCCATCCTCTATGGAAGGACCGAATACTCCAAGCCTTATACTTACATGAAGTATGTAGTGAAAAATAAAGGGGATGAGGACAAGGTATCCCAGGCCCTTCAGAGAATGATGGCAGAAGACGTGACCCTGAAGACAGTCAACGACAGCGAGAACCGCCAGACCCTGCTCTACGGCATGGGCGATCAGCATCTGGAGATCGTAGCCAGCAAGCTGGCGTCCAGATATAAATGCGAGATCACGCTGGAGACGCCCAAGGTTGCCTTCCGCGAGACCATCCGCAAGAGTTCTGATGTGGACACCAAGTATAAGAAACAGTCCGGCGGCCACGGCCAGTATGGACATGTTAAGATGAAATTCGAGCCCTCCGGCGATCTGGAGACTCCTTATGTATTCGAAGAGACCGTTGTGGGAGGTGCGGTTCCCAAGAACTACTTCCCGGCGGTGGAGAAGGGACTTCAGGAATCTGTGGTGAAGGGACCTCTGGCCGGCTATCCGGTTGTTGGCGTGAAGGCGACTCTCTACGATGGATCCTACCATCCGGTAGACTCTTCTGAGATGGCGTTCAAGACAGCTACCAGCCAGGCCTTCAAGAAGGGCTTCATGGAGGCGTCTCCGGTGCTCTTAGAGCCAATCGCCTCTGTGAAGGTAACGGTTCCGGACGACTACACCGGCGATGTGATGGGCGATCTCAACAAGAGACGGGGCCGTGTGCTGGGAATGAACCCGGTGGCAGGCGGATATCAGGAGATTGTAGCGGACGTTCCCATGACTGGAATGTTTGGATACTGCACCACCCTTCGCTCCATGACGGGAGGCAGAGGAACTTATTCTTATGAATTCGCGCGTTATGAGCAGGCGCCATCCGATGTGCAGGAAGCGGAGATCGCGAAGCGGGCAGAAGAAGAGTAA
- a CDS encoding prephenate dehydrogenase: MQRKFGFIGLGLIGGSIAKAIRQFVPDAEIVAFDKNKEALALATQESVIDVAVSSIDENFKNCEYLFLCAPVSYNTAYLKQLSGYLDEDCILTDVGSVKSDIHREAQRLGLNGYFIGGHPMAGSEKSGYANSKAMLIENAYYVLTPSPGIPQEKTDRFSKFVEQLRAIPVVMEPEEHDYVTGAISHLPHLIAASLVNFVRDHDTRTKLMKNLAAGGFKDITRIASSSPTMWQHICVKNRENISQILGSYIQDLTQVKELVDQADEQGIYNLFDTSRNYRNSFPSASAGPIKKAFAVYCDIIDEAGGIAAIATILASNNLNLKNIGIVHNREFEEGVLRIEFYDEASSRRAAELLQKFRYIVYER, from the coding sequence ATGCAGCGTAAATTCGGCTTTATTGGTCTCGGGCTGATCGGGGGATCTATCGCCAAAGCGATCCGTCAATTTGTCCCCGATGCAGAGATCGTTGCTTTTGATAAGAATAAGGAGGCACTGGCCCTGGCCACCCAGGAGTCTGTCATTGACGTGGCGGTCTCTTCCATCGACGAGAACTTTAAGAACTGTGAATATCTCTTCCTGTGCGCGCCGGTTTCCTATAACACCGCTTATCTGAAACAGCTGAGCGGCTATCTGGATGAGGACTGTATCCTTACCGATGTGGGCAGCGTGAAGTCAGACATCCACCGGGAAGCCCAGAGGCTTGGCCTTAACGGATATTTCATCGGCGGGCACCCCATGGCCGGAAGCGAGAAGAGCGGGTACGCCAACTCCAAGGCCATGCTGATCGAAAACGCCTACTATGTGCTGACGCCCTCCCCGGGGATCCCACAGGAGAAGACAGACCGCTTCTCTAAATTCGTGGAACAGCTGCGGGCCATCCCGGTGGTCATGGAGCCGGAGGAACACGATTATGTCACCGGAGCCATCAGCCACCTGCCCCATCTCATCGCCGCCAGCCTGGTAAACTTCGTCCGGGACCACGATACCCGGACGAAACTGATGAAGAATCTGGCGGCAGGAGGATTCAAGGACATCACCCGTATCGCTTCCTCCTCCCCCACCATGTGGCAGCACATCTGCGTCAAAAACAGGGAAAATATATCTCAGATCCTGGGCTCTTATATCCAGGACCTGACCCAGGTAAAGGAACTGGTTGACCAGGCGGACGAACAGGGGATCTACAATCTCTTCGACACCTCCCGGAATTACCGGAATTCCTTCCCCTCCGCTTCCGCCGGGCCTATCAAGAAAGCCTTTGCCGTCTACTGCGACATTATCGACGAAGCTGGCGGGATCGCGGCCATTGCCACCATCCTGGCTTCCAACAATTTAAATCTTAAGAATATCGGGATCGTACACAACAGAGAATTTGAAGAAGGGGTTCTGCGCATAGAATTCTACGATGAGGCTTCTTCCCGAAGAGCCGCGGAATTACTGCAGAAATTCAGGTATATTGTCTATGAGCGTTAG